From the genome of Geobacter sp. SVR, one region includes:
- the uvrA gene encoding excinuclease ABC subunit UvrA yields the protein MAHDKIVIKGACEHNLKCIDVEIPRDQLVVITGISGSGKSTLAFDTIYAEGQRRYVESLSAYARQFLEQMEKPDVESIEGLSPAISIEQKTTSKNPRSTVGTVTEIYDYLRLLFARIGHPHCTSCGREITSQTVSQMVDQLMVQPAGTKLTLLSPMIRGRKGEYKKELNQLRKEGFTRVIVDGQPRDLADEIELDKKKKHDIDIVVDRIVVKEGVQRRMADSLETALHHAEGVVKVEAVLPATDEPAEGGGKKTPKPETLIFSEKLACVECGISYQEITPRLFSFNNPHGACPECTGLGTRMYFDAELVIPNQELSLREGAIAPWEKRLSGWFHLVLDALAKAYKFDIRKPFKELPEHVRDVILNGSKGEKIEFWWEEEGDRRHTYYKEFEGVLNNLQRRWRETESEAAREELEKYMNVMPCPTCQGARLKPEALHVLVGNRTIRDVTSLAIRDCLSFFEELKLTEKEGEIARRILKEVRERLTFLVNVGLDYLSLDRTSGTLSGGEGQRIRLATQIGSSLVGVLYILDEPSIGLHQRDNSRLLTTLKRLRDLGNTVLVVEHDEETILEADYLLDMGPGAGVHGGEVVSQGTPAEVMKDPASLTGRYLSGELTIPVPRKRRKPGKHLKIVGASENNLKNVDVEIPLGVMTCVTGVSGSGKSTLIIDTLHKVLSQRLYRSREKSGAVRDVKGLEHLDKVINIDQSPIGRTPRSNPATYTGVFGDIRDLFANLPESKLRGYKPGRYSFNVKGGRCEACSGDGIIKIEMHFLPDVYVECEVCKGRRYNRETLEVLYKGKSIADVLGMTVTQALEFLGAIPRIKNKLQTLEEVGLGYITLGQSATTLSGGEAQRVKLAKELSKRATGRTIYILDEPTTGLHFADIHKLLEVIHRLVESGNTIVIIEHNLDVIKTADWIIDLGPEGGDRGGEIVAAGTPEQVAKVTRSHTGQFLRKML from the coding sequence ATGGCCCACGACAAGATCGTCATCAAAGGTGCCTGCGAGCACAACCTCAAGTGTATCGACGTCGAGATTCCCCGTGACCAGCTGGTGGTGATCACCGGCATTTCCGGCTCAGGCAAGTCCACCCTGGCCTTCGACACAATCTACGCCGAGGGGCAGCGCCGCTACGTGGAATCGCTCTCGGCCTATGCCCGCCAGTTCCTGGAGCAGATGGAAAAGCCGGACGTGGAGTCCATCGAGGGACTCTCCCCCGCCATTTCCATCGAACAGAAGACCACCAGCAAAAACCCGCGCTCCACCGTCGGCACCGTGACGGAGATCTACGACTACCTGCGCCTGCTGTTCGCCCGCATCGGCCATCCCCATTGCACCTCCTGCGGCCGGGAGATCACCTCCCAGACCGTGTCTCAGATGGTGGACCAGTTGATGGTCCAGCCGGCCGGTACCAAGCTGACTCTGCTGTCCCCCATGATCCGCGGCCGCAAGGGGGAGTACAAAAAGGAGCTCAACCAGCTGCGCAAGGAGGGCTTCACCCGGGTGATCGTCGACGGCCAGCCGCGCGACCTGGCCGATGAGATCGAGCTGGACAAGAAGAAAAAGCACGACATCGACATCGTGGTGGACCGGATCGTTGTCAAGGAGGGGGTTCAGCGGCGGATGGCCGATTCGCTGGAAACCGCCTTACACCATGCCGAAGGGGTGGTGAAGGTCGAAGCGGTTCTGCCTGCCACGGACGAACCGGCAGAGGGGGGAGGAAAGAAGACTCCCAAGCCGGAAACCCTGATCTTTTCGGAAAAACTGGCCTGCGTGGAATGCGGCATTTCTTACCAGGAGATCACCCCGCGGCTGTTTTCCTTCAACAATCCCCACGGAGCCTGCCCGGAATGCACCGGTCTGGGCACCCGCATGTACTTCGATGCCGAACTGGTGATTCCCAACCAGGAGCTGTCGCTCAGGGAAGGTGCCATCGCCCCCTGGGAAAAGCGCCTGTCGGGCTGGTTTCACCTGGTCCTGGACGCCCTGGCCAAGGCGTACAAGTTCGATATCCGCAAGCCCTTCAAGGAACTGCCCGAACATGTGCGCGACGTGATCCTGAACGGCTCCAAGGGTGAAAAAATCGAATTCTGGTGGGAGGAGGAGGGGGACCGCCGCCATACCTACTACAAGGAGTTCGAAGGGGTACTGAACAACCTGCAGCGGCGCTGGCGCGAGACCGAATCGGAGGCGGCCCGCGAGGAGCTGGAAAAGTACATGAACGTGATGCCCTGCCCCACCTGCCAGGGAGCCCGTCTCAAGCCGGAGGCGCTGCACGTACTGGTGGGCAACCGCACCATCCGCGACGTGACCTCCCTGGCCATCCGCGATTGCCTGAGCTTTTTCGAGGAACTGAAGCTGACTGAGAAGGAGGGAGAGATCGCCCGCCGGATCCTCAAGGAGGTGCGCGAGCGGCTGACCTTCCTGGTGAATGTCGGGCTGGACTATCTCTCCCTGGACCGCACCTCCGGCACGCTCTCCGGCGGGGAAGGGCAGCGCATCCGCCTGGCCACCCAGATCGGTTCCAGCCTGGTGGGGGTGCTCTACATTCTGGACGAGCCCTCCATCGGCCTGCACCAGCGCGACAACTCCCGCCTGCTGACCACCCTCAAACGGCTGCGGGATCTGGGCAATACCGTGCTGGTGGTCGAACACGACGAAGAGACCATTCTGGAGGCCGATTACCTGCTGGATATGGGCCCCGGGGCCGGCGTGCACGGCGGCGAGGTGGTGTCCCAAGGTACGCCGGCCGAGGTGATGAAGGATCCGGCCTCCCTGACCGGCCGCTACCTGTCGGGGGAGCTGACCATCCCGGTGCCGCGCAAGCGGCGCAAGCCCGGCAAGCACCTGAAGATCGTGGGGGCCAGCGAGAACAACCTGAAGAACGTGGATGTGGAGATACCGCTGGGGGTGATGACCTGCGTGACCGGCGTTTCCGGCTCGGGCAAATCGACCCTGATCATCGACACGCTGCACAAGGTGCTCAGCCAGCGGCTCTACCGCAGCCGCGAGAAGTCCGGCGCGGTCCGGGATGTGAAGGGGCTGGAGCACCTGGACAAGGTCATCAATATCGATCAGTCCCCCATCGGCCGCACGCCGCGTTCCAACCCGGCCACCTATACCGGGGTCTTCGGCGATATCCGCGATCTGTTCGCCAACCTGCCGGAATCCAAATTGCGCGGTTACAAACCGGGACGCTACTCCTTCAACGTCAAGGGGGGGCGCTGCGAGGCCTGCTCTGGCGACGGTATCATCAAGATCGAGATGCACTTTCTGCCGGACGTCTACGTGGAGTGCGAGGTCTGCAAGGGGCGCCGCTACAACCGCGAAACGCTGGAAGTGCTTTACAAGGGCAAGTCGATCGCCGACGTGCTGGGCATGACGGTCACCCAGGCCCTGGAGTTTCTGGGAGCGATCCCGCGCATCAAGAACAAGCTGCAGACCCTGGAGGAGGTCGGCCTGGGCTACATCACCCTGGGACAGTCTGCCACAACCCTGTCCGGGGGCGAAGCCCAGCGGGTCAAGCTGGCCAAGGAGCTTTCCAAACGCGCCACCGGCCGCACGATCTACATCCTGGACGAACCGACCACCGGCCTGCATTTCGCGGACATCCACAAGCTGCTGGAGGTGATCCACCGCCTGGTGGAGAGCGGCAACACCATCGTGATCATCGAGCACAACCTGGACGTGATCAAGACCGCCGACTGGATCATCGACCTGGGACCGGAAGGGGGCGACCGGGGGGGCGAGATCGTTGCGGCCGGCACGCCGGAGCAGGTGGCCAAGGTCACCCGCTCACATACCGGACAATTCCTGCGGAAGATGCTGTAA
- a CDS encoding formate/nitrite transporter family protein: MEKHALTPAEAIQAVIANGRRILTQPLGRTFVLALLAGFYIAFGAQLTTVVTQDAAQWTGQGLARLLGGGVFSVGLMLVVVCGAELFTGNSLLAAAALHGAISWNKLLENWAVVLLGNFVGALLMAWLLYESNLWEMGAVAEQAVRIAASKCKLSFEVAFVRGLLCNWLVCLAVVMATAARDITGKFLACFFPIMAFVTSGFEHSIANIYFIPEGILVARARGLVEPALNWDTFLWGNLLPVTLGNIVGGVVFVATAYWYVHAMGNNADGNKRA, from the coding sequence ATGGAAAAACACGCTTTGACGCCGGCCGAGGCCATCCAGGCGGTGATCGCCAACGGTCGCCGGATTCTGACCCAGCCGCTGGGGCGCACCTTTGTGCTGGCGCTTTTGGCTGGATTCTACATCGCTTTTGGCGCACAGCTGACCACCGTGGTCACCCAGGACGCGGCCCAATGGACAGGGCAGGGGCTGGCCCGCCTGCTGGGAGGGGGCGTGTTTTCGGTCGGTCTGATGCTGGTGGTGGTGTGCGGGGCCGAGCTGTTCACCGGTAACAGCCTGCTGGCTGCCGCGGCGCTGCATGGCGCCATCAGCTGGAACAAGCTGCTGGAAAACTGGGCCGTGGTGCTGTTGGGCAATTTCGTCGGTGCCCTGCTGATGGCTTGGCTGCTGTACGAATCGAACCTGTGGGAAATGGGGGCCGTGGCCGAGCAGGCGGTACGGATAGCTGCGTCGAAATGCAAGCTCTCTTTCGAGGTGGCCTTCGTGCGGGGGCTGTTGTGCAACTGGCTGGTCTGTCTGGCGGTCGTGATGGCCACTGCCGCGCGGGACATCACCGGAAAGTTCCTGGCCTGCTTCTTTCCGATCATGGCCTTTGTCACCAGCGGGTTCGAGCACTCGATCGCCAACATCTACTTCATCCCCGAGGGGATCCTGGTGGCCCGGGCGCGCGGGCTGGTGGAACCGGCCCTGAACTGGGACACGTTTCTGTGGGGCAACCTGCTGCCGGTCACGCTCGGCAACATCGTGGGAGGAGTGGTGTTCGTGGCGACCGCTTACTGGTATGTGCATGCCATGGGGAACAACGCCGACGGCAACAAAAGGGCCTGA
- a CDS encoding MFS transporter: protein MSDNTATLGSTAAPPRESSSASQAQDFVLRTVGAVAFAHLLNDLIQAVLPAVYPMLKTQFSLSFAEIGRIALVYQITASLLQPWIGLYTDKHPKPYLLPMGMVVTLVGIGLLAVADSYPMLLVASSLIGVGSSTFHPEASRVARMASGGRFGTAQSTFQVGGNTGSAIGPLMAAAIVIPNGQRAIGWFMPVAVLAIWVLLRVTGWRLKHAHVHVATAGKQAVSNLSHNQIVRAVVVIAILLFAKFVYIAAFTNYFTFYLIERFKLPVQTSQLYLFAFLAAVAAGTFAGGPVGDRIGRKAVIWISFLGVAPFALLLPHANIFWTAVLAIVVGLVMASAFAALVVYAQEAVPGRVGMVAGLMFGLMFGIGGIGAAGLGHLADTNGIVWVYKLCAYLPLLGIVTAFLPDTRECKR, encoded by the coding sequence ATGTCAGACAACACTGCTACCCTTGGCAGCACCGCTGCCCCACCAAGGGAATCTTCATCGGCCAGTCAGGCCCAGGATTTTGTGCTCCGTACCGTGGGCGCGGTAGCCTTCGCCCACCTGCTCAACGACTTGATCCAGGCGGTACTGCCTGCGGTCTATCCAATGTTGAAGACCCAATTTTCGCTCAGTTTTGCGGAAATCGGCCGGATTGCCCTGGTCTATCAAATCACGGCCTCACTGCTGCAACCGTGGATCGGCCTGTATACCGACAAGCACCCGAAACCCTACCTGTTGCCGATGGGTATGGTGGTCACCCTGGTTGGGATCGGACTGCTTGCTGTCGCCGACAGCTATCCGATGCTGCTTGTAGCGTCGTCGCTCATCGGTGTAGGCTCATCCACGTTCCACCCGGAAGCTTCGCGCGTTGCGCGGATGGCCTCTGGCGGACGATTCGGCACGGCGCAGTCAACCTTCCAGGTGGGGGGCAATACCGGCTCTGCGATCGGGCCTTTGATGGCTGCCGCGATTGTCATCCCCAATGGGCAGCGGGCCATTGGCTGGTTCATGCCTGTCGCAGTGCTGGCAATCTGGGTGTTACTCCGCGTGACCGGCTGGAGATTGAAGCACGCCCACGTACATGTGGCGACGGCTGGCAAGCAGGCAGTTTCCAACCTCAGCCACAACCAGATCGTTCGCGCGGTGGTGGTGATTGCAATTCTGCTGTTCGCCAAGTTCGTTTACATCGCGGCCTTCACCAACTACTTCACCTTCTATCTGATCGAACGTTTCAAGCTTCCCGTTCAGACCTCACAGCTTTATCTGTTCGCCTTCCTGGCTGCCGTGGCTGCGGGGACCTTTGCAGGCGGCCCGGTGGGCGATCGAATCGGGCGCAAGGCAGTGATCTGGATTTCATTCCTGGGGGTTGCACCATTCGCTTTGCTGCTGCCGCACGCGAATATCTTCTGGACGGCTGTGCTGGCGATCGTGGTGGGGCTGGTCATGGCGTCGGCCTTCGCAGCGCTGGTGGTCTACGCCCAGGAAGCCGTTCCCGGTCGTGTTGGCATGGTCGCAGGCCTCATGTTCGGCCTCATGTTCGGAATCGGCGGCATCGGAGCGGCAGGCCTCGGCCACCTGGCCGATACGAACGGCATCGTGTGGGTCTACAAGCTGTGCGCGTACCTGCCGCTGCTCGGGATCGTGACGGCGTTCCTGCCTGACACGCGAGAGTGCAAACGGTAG
- the panD gene encoding aspartate 1-decarboxylase — MQRIMLKSKIHRATVTGADLHYEGSVTIDRDLMDAADIVSYEKVAVWNVTNGSRLETYAIEGERGSGVICLNGAAARLVAPKDLVIIASFVNMDNEAAIAHEPKLVFVDEQNRMLPTRKEEAGQARLTCVH, encoded by the coding sequence ATGCAAAGAATCATGTTGAAGAGCAAGATCCACCGCGCCACTGTCACCGGGGCTGATCTGCATTACGAAGGAAGTGTCACCATCGACCGCGATCTGATGGACGCGGCCGACATCGTCTCGTACGAAAAGGTGGCCGTCTGGAACGTCACCAACGGCAGCCGCCTGGAAACTTACGCTATCGAGGGTGAGCGGGGCTCGGGGGTGATCTGTCTGAACGGTGCTGCTGCCCGGCTGGTGGCCCCCAAGGACCTGGTGATCATCGCCAGCTTCGTCAATATGGACAACGAGGCGGCCATTGCGCACGAGCCCAAGCTGGTCTTCGTGGACGAGCAGAACCGTATGCTCCCCACCCGCAAGGAAGAGGCCGGCCAGGCCCGGCTTACGTGCGTGCACTAA
- the panC gene encoding pantoate--beta-alanine ligase, with protein sequence MNIINSIADMQALALAAKREGKRIAFVPTMGFLHEGHASLLCEGRTRGDLLVLSIFVNPIQFGQNEDLDRYPRDMERDCRIARECGVDIVFTPEAAEMYPQGFQTSISVRELSQPLCGDSRPGHFDGVATVVTKLFNIVMPDVALFGRKDYQQLAVITRMVADLSLPVLVEGMPIVRETDGLAMSSRNAYLSAPERESALCLYRSICTVRKQYAAGERSTGRLHQAALSIIQAEPAAVIDYLEFRDGTTLEPSFTAADGTLMALAVRIGKTRLIDNTVLGKEL encoded by the coding sequence ATGAACATCATCAACTCGATAGCAGATATGCAAGCCCTGGCCCTGGCCGCAAAGCGGGAGGGAAAACGCATCGCCTTTGTCCCCACCATGGGGTTCCTTCACGAGGGACATGCCTCGCTCCTGTGTGAAGGACGTACACGAGGGGACCTGCTGGTACTGTCGATCTTCGTCAACCCGATCCAGTTCGGACAGAACGAGGACCTCGACCGCTACCCGCGGGACATGGAGCGGGACTGCCGCATCGCCCGGGAGTGCGGGGTCGATATCGTTTTTACCCCCGAGGCTGCCGAAATGTACCCCCAGGGCTTTCAGACCTCCATTTCGGTACGGGAGCTGTCGCAGCCGCTGTGCGGCGACAGCCGGCCGGGACATTTCGATGGCGTGGCAACCGTGGTGACCAAGCTGTTCAACATCGTCATGCCGGATGTGGCGCTGTTCGGGCGCAAGGATTACCAGCAGCTGGCGGTAATCACCCGCATGGTTGCCGACCTGAGCCTGCCGGTCCTCGTCGAAGGCATGCCGATCGTCCGGGAAACGGACGGCCTGGCCATGAGCTCCCGCAACGCCTACCTATCCGCGCCGGAACGCGAGAGCGCCCTGTGCCTGTACCGCTCGATCTGCACGGTCCGTAAACAGTACGCCGCCGGCGAACGCTCGACCGGGCGCCTGCACCAGGCGGCGCTGTCCATCATCCAGGCGGAACCGGCAGCCGTAATCGATTATCTTGAATTTCGTGACGGCACTACCCTGGAGCCGTCCTTCACTGCCGCCGACGGAACGCTGATGGCACTGGCGGTCAGGATCGGCAAAACGCGTCTTATCGATAACACCGTGTTGGGAAAGGAGTTGTAG
- the panB gene encoding 3-methyl-2-oxobutanoate hydroxymethyltransferase, translating to MRKKATIPDILSMKQEGRRIAVLTAYDFPFARLVDHGGVDVILVGDSAGVVVAGHDTTLPVTMDEMVYHVKAVTRAQPRALVVADMPFMSCQVSIEEACRNSGRMIKEGGAEAVKIEGGVAMAPVIRAITSFDIPVMGHVGLTPQSVHRMGGYKVQGRKDQADRILEDALAVQEAGAFAIVLEGIPAKLAARITAELSIPTIGIGAGPSCDGQVLVIHDILGLCEKYSPKFVKRYAELGPIISEAVRQYVAEVRNGEFPDETHSFH from the coding sequence ATGCGCAAGAAGGCAACCATACCGGACATTCTGTCCATGAAGCAGGAAGGACGCCGCATCGCGGTGCTGACCGCCTACGACTTTCCCTTTGCCCGGCTGGTGGATCACGGTGGAGTGGATGTCATACTGGTGGGTGATTCGGCCGGAGTGGTGGTGGCCGGTCACGATACCACCCTGCCGGTCACGATGGACGAGATGGTGTATCACGTCAAAGCGGTGACCCGCGCCCAGCCCCGTGCCCTGGTGGTGGCGGACATGCCTTTCATGTCGTGCCAGGTGAGCATCGAAGAAGCCTGCCGCAACAGCGGCCGGATGATCAAGGAGGGGGGCGCCGAAGCGGTCAAGATCGAGGGGGGCGTTGCCATGGCTCCCGTCATCAGGGCCATTACCTCGTTCGACATCCCGGTCATGGGGCATGTCGGCCTGACCCCCCAGTCGGTTCACCGTATGGGGGGCTACAAGGTGCAGGGACGCAAGGACCAGGCCGACCGGATTCTGGAGGACGCCTTGGCGGTCCAGGAGGCGGGCGCTTTCGCCATCGTGCTGGAAGGCATTCCTGCCAAGCTGGCAGCCCGTATTACCGCCGAGCTGTCGATTCCCACCATCGGGATCGGCGCGGGTCCCTCCTGCGACGGCCAAGTGCTGGTGATCCACGACATCCTCGGCCTGTGCGAGAAGTATTCCCCCAAGTTCGTCAAACGCTACGCCGAGCTGGGGCCGATAATTTCCGAGGCGGTCAGGCAGTACGTGGCCGAGGTGCGGAACGGTGAATTCCCTGACGAGACCCATTCATTCCACTGA
- a CDS encoding methyl-accepting chemotaxis protein encodes MKKHSTLFSISGFLLGISAPIGWIAIRLAFFYDSRQGFFGQIIGDLFKDSEHFLMYTYMGAGTAIVLACLGYLIGKNGDELQERATELDVLHREVASQKEIFENRYRVLDSNIKNFHHISSKIQMSLNLEEILLLCAEGLHEVLGYERVNILMSQDGRTLRFVTAAGTDDFDVDDVTMPLDPTIGVIYKCFVDKKVYLIDDISRYSPDFHLQPPYNNLAPLRSRSFIVCPIVVKGEAIGAFAIDNKASKRALNDSDVDTIMLFADQVASAITRINLLTSIDTLTSEMESSFTFLLGSREQYSRNVQNLKENVHSVADGSSIIASASEGVMASVDETSTAVNEISVAIEQVTRNLDHLAGIVHQSAAAMEQINSTISNVEQNAAVSHEVSSQVKSQADESIAVVSETINSLAEIQSSVEQSYAAIKRLAENSTRIENIVSVINDITKRTNLLALNASIIAAQAGEYGKSFGVVADEIRNLSLQTGHSTGEITGIIEEIMTESRTAASNITISKNLVQRGVDLGHSTGESLRAIYDRSVRSMDMTQQIKQATEEQVTSVQVVARSMEDISSMTSQIFAASADQAKATRSIARSIETIKDMAHEMVKSTARQVDDGRQISGTVESVSAMVTEMFDNMEQRRRQSAEVVQELESMKSLTCQI; translated from the coding sequence ATGAAGAAGCACTCGACACTGTTTTCCATATCGGGTTTCCTGCTCGGCATCAGCGCGCCGATCGGATGGATCGCCATTCGGCTGGCCTTCTTCTATGATAGCAGGCAGGGCTTCTTCGGGCAGATCATCGGCGATCTGTTCAAGGACTCCGAGCATTTTCTCATGTACACCTACATGGGGGCCGGTACCGCCATTGTGCTGGCCTGCCTGGGCTACCTGATCGGGAAGAATGGCGACGAGCTGCAGGAACGCGCCACCGAACTGGATGTCCTGCACAGGGAAGTGGCCTCCCAGAAGGAAATCTTCGAGAACCGCTACCGGGTGCTCGACAGCAACATCAAAAACTTCCACCACATCAGCAGCAAGATCCAGATGTCGCTCAACCTGGAGGAGATCCTGCTCCTGTGCGCCGAGGGGCTCCACGAAGTCCTGGGATACGAGCGGGTCAACATCCTGATGTCCCAGGACGGGCGCACCCTCCGTTTCGTCACCGCCGCCGGCACCGATGATTTCGACGTCGATGACGTTACCATGCCGCTCGATCCGACCATCGGCGTCATCTACAAGTGCTTTGTCGACAAAAAGGTTTACCTGATCGACGACATCTCCCGCTATTCGCCGGACTTCCACCTGCAGCCGCCGTACAACAACCTGGCGCCGCTGCGTTCCCGCAGCTTCATCGTCTGCCCCATCGTGGTCAAGGGGGAGGCCATCGGCGCCTTTGCCATCGACAACAAGGCCAGCAAGCGCGCCCTGAACGATTCGGACGTGGATACGATCATGCTGTTTGCCGACCAGGTTGCCTCGGCCATTACCCGCATCAACCTGCTGACCTCGATCGATACGCTCACCAGCGAGATGGAAAGTTCCTTCACCTTCCTGCTCGGCAGCCGCGAACAGTATTCCCGCAACGTCCAGAACCTGAAGGAAAATGTCCATTCGGTGGCCGATGGCAGCTCCATCATCGCATCCGCTTCCGAAGGGGTCATGGCCTCGGTGGATGAGACCAGCACCGCGGTCAACGAAATCTCGGTGGCCATCGAACAGGTTACCCGCAATCTCGACCATCTGGCCGGGATCGTGCACCAGTCGGCCGCCGCCATGGAGCAGATCAACAGCACCATCAGCAATGTCGAGCAGAATGCGGCCGTTTCCCACGAAGTTTCCAGCCAGGTCAAGTCCCAGGCCGACGAGAGTATTGCCGTCGTCAGCGAGACGATCAACTCCCTGGCCGAGATTCAGTCCTCGGTCGAGCAGTCCTACGCCGCCATCAAACGGCTGGCAGAGAACAGCACCCGCATCGAAAATATCGTCAGCGTCATCAACGACATCACCAAACGCACCAATCTGCTGGCCCTGAATGCCTCGATCATCGCGGCCCAGGCCGGCGAATACGGCAAGAGCTTCGGCGTGGTGGCCGACGAGATCCGCAACCTGTCGCTGCAGACCGGCCATTCCACTGGCGAGATCACCGGCATCATCGAAGAGATCATGACCGAATCCAGGACCGCCGCCAGCAACATCACCATCAGCAAAAACCTGGTCCAGCGCGGGGTGGACCTGGGGCATTCCACCGGCGAAAGCCTCCGGGCGATCTACGACCGCTCGGTGCGCTCCATGGACATGACCCAGCAGATCAAGCAGGCCACCGAGGAGCAGGTCACCAGCGTGCAGGTCGTGGCGCGCTCCATGGAGGATATCAGCTCCATGACCTCCCAGATCTTCGCCGCTTCTGCGGACCAGGCCAAGGCCACCCGCAGCATCGCCCGCTCGATCGAAACCATCAAGGACATGGCGCACGAAATGGTCAAGTCCACGGCCCGCCAGGTGGACGACGGCCGCCAGATCAGCGGTACCGTGGAATCGGTCAGTGCGATGGTCACGGAAATGTTCGACAACATGGAGCAGCGCCGCAGACAGAGCGCCGAGGTCGTACAGGAACTGGAATCGATGAAAAGCCTGACCTGCCAGATCTGA
- a CDS encoding PilZ domain-containing protein: MTTRKFSRVPFNVKATIQTADRQFNGSVENLSMNGLFLATTEQLPVGQQVEITIALAGSSPEISIAFSGKVGRITDEGLAFTFEKIDLDSYTHLKNIIAYNMVDSEKVMEEIYNSIDEKIADTVGNDLRA, translated from the coding sequence ATGACCACCAGAAAATTTTCGCGAGTCCCTTTCAACGTGAAGGCAACCATTCAGACCGCCGACCGGCAGTTCAACGGCAGTGTGGAGAACCTCAGCATGAACGGCTTGTTCCTGGCCACGACCGAGCAGCTGCCGGTGGGACAGCAGGTCGAAATAACCATCGCGCTGGCCGGCTCCAGCCCGGAAATTTCGATCGCCTTCAGCGGCAAGGTTGGCCGGATCACCGACGAGGGTCTTGCCTTCACCTTCGAAAAGATCGACCTGGACTCCTATACCCACCTGAAGAACATCATTGCCTATAACATGGTCGACTCCGAAAAGGTGATGGAAGAAATCTACAATTCCATCGACGAGAAGATAGCCGACACGGTAGGGAATGACCTGCGCGCATGA
- a CDS encoding class II fructose-bisphosphate aldolase, with translation MEKQKVHYSELGLVNTKEMFAKAMAGKYAIPAYNFNNLEQLQAIVTACVETNSPVIIQVSKGARSYANETMLRFMAMGAVKMAREMGSNIPICLHLDHGDSYELCVSCIDSGFSSVMIDGSHLPYDENVALTKRVVEYARQHNVTVEGELGVLAGIEDEVSAEHSTYTKPEEVEDFVKKTGVDSLAISIGTSHGAYKFKLKPGESVPPLRFDILTECEKRIPGFPIVLHGASSVLQEYVELINAHGGKMDGAVGVPEEQLRQAAASAVCKINIDSDGRLAVTAKVREYFAKDPKEFDPRKYLGEARKELIKLIKHKNEAVLGSAGRA, from the coding sequence ATGGAAAAGCAGAAGGTGCATTACAGCGAGCTGGGGCTGGTCAACACCAAAGAGATGTTTGCCAAGGCCATGGCGGGCAAGTATGCCATTCCCGCCTACAACTTCAACAACCTCGAGCAGCTCCAGGCCATTGTCACCGCCTGCGTCGAAACCAATTCGCCGGTCATCATCCAGGTCTCCAAAGGGGCCCGCAGCTACGCCAACGAAACCATGCTGCGCTTCATGGCCATGGGCGCCGTCAAAATGGCCCGCGAAATGGGCTCCAACATCCCCATCTGCCTGCATCTTGACCACGGCGACTCCTACGAGCTGTGCGTCTCCTGCATCGACAGCGGCTTCTCCTCGGTCATGATCGACGGATCGCACCTCCCCTACGACGAGAATGTGGCGCTGACCAAGCGGGTGGTCGAATATGCCCGCCAGCACAACGTCACGGTGGAAGGTGAACTGGGTGTTCTGGCCGGCATCGAGGACGAGGTTTCGGCCGAACACTCCACCTACACCAAGCCTGAAGAGGTTGAGGACTTCGTCAAGAAGACCGGCGTGGATTCGCTGGCCATCTCGATCGGTACCAGCCACGGCGCCTACAAGTTCAAGCTGAAGCCGGGCGAATCGGTGCCTCCCCTGCGCTTCGACATTCTGACCGAGTGCGAAAAACGCATCCCCGGCTTCCCGATCGTGCTGCATGGTGCCTCGTCCGTACTTCAGGAGTACGTGGAACTGATCAACGCCCACGGCGGCAAGATGGACGGCGCCGTGGGGGTTCCGGAAGAACAGCTACGCCAGGCCGCTGCCAGCGCCGTCTGCAAGATCAACATCGATTCCGACGGCCGCCTGGCCGTGACGGCCAAGGTCCGCGAATATTTCGCCAAGGACCCCAAGGAATTCGACCCGCGCAAGTACCTGGGCGAGGCCCGCAAGGAACTGATCAAACTGATAAAACACAAAAACGAGGCGGTGCTCGGCTCGGCAGGTCGGGCCTAG